A portion of the Lolium rigidum isolate FL_2022 chromosome 1, APGP_CSIRO_Lrig_0.1, whole genome shotgun sequence genome contains these proteins:
- the LOC124666162 gene encoding protein MIZU-KUSSEI 1-like, which yields MPSLIDGPVSLRSLLRPATDDRRTKHGGGGGGGVVGLLKMFKLAPMLTTGSKMAALLGRHSINKPLLADHAPAVTLFGHRRGRLSLAIHEDTRAPPAFLIELPMLAAALHKEMATGTVKLALESDTRSARRRLLEEYVWAVFCNGRKAGYAIRRKDASDDERHVLRLLRGVSMGAGVLPPPPAEREGATPSNGPDGELTYMRARVERVVGSKDSEAFYMINPDDGSDNGGDSAAELSIFLVRKK from the coding sequence ATGCCATCCCTGATCGACGGCCCGGTCTCGCTGCGCTCACTGCTCCGTCCGGCCACCGATGACCGCCGGACGaagcacggcggcggtggcggcggcggcgtcgtgggGCTGCTAAAGATGTTCAAGCTCGCACCGATGCTCACCACCGGCAGCAAGATGGCCGCGCTGCTCGGGCGGCACAGCATCAACAAACCCCTCCTGGCCGACCACGCGCCAGCGGTGACGCTCTTCGGGCACCGGCGGGGGCGGCTGAGCCTCGCCATCCACGAGGAcacgcgcgcgccgccggcgttccTCATCGAGCTCCCCATGCTGGCGGCCGCTCTGCACAAGGAGATGGCCACGGGGACCGTGAAGCTGGCGCTGGAGAGCGACACGCGCAGCGCACGGCGACGGCTGCTGGAGGAGTACGTGTGGGCCGTGTTCTGCAACGGGCGCAAGGCCGGATACGCCATCCGCCGGAAGGACGCCTCCGACGACGAGAGGCACGTCCTGCGCCTGCTTCGCGGCGTCTCCATGGGCGCCGGGGtgctgccgccgccacccgccgaaAGGGAGGGCGCCACCCCGTCCAACGGCCCTGATGGCGAGCTCACCTACATGCGTGCCCGCGTCGAGCGCGTCGTCGGTTCGAAGGACTCCGAGGCGTTCTACATGATCAATCCCGACGATGGCAGCGACAACGGCGGCGATAGTGCCGCGGAGCTGAGCATTTTCCTAGTGAGGAAAAAGTGA